The following coding sequences lie in one Melopsittacus undulatus isolate bMelUnd1 chromosome 9, bMelUnd1.mat.Z, whole genome shotgun sequence genomic window:
- the ECM2 gene encoding extracellular matrix protein 2 yields MQATSLVYYFLLVSLCIDFSHNETSALLRRQRRRMRHRGLRRSSSAEHKAPRQARMKFPEPVPVVPSIPLINIDDSVMGVFDSLIGLGGHESSYSVLPGKTGHCTANGMIMYDKAVWSPKPCITCLCSKGEVICDTTMCPPLRCPKTIIPAGECCPVCSDTASSLDSSIISLGDISEFSGDSPEPNDLDNTSVLSSAHTQTEKDKLLGTEVIEVKEGHKKDGKKRRRKGKKNRQKHRAYHREKKPIRRKGDAKEDVQDKSDEDDGTFRMPSHFPIPVPPIEAPPLPSGCSTSDTTVSCINAKLKQIPPISDPDLTSLDLTGNDITTISDEAFNGIPNLEWIDLSKNNITSPGIGPRAFKILKKLKRLYLDGNMLVHIPSELPSTLEEIKINDNHLHAIDEDGLKDLKNLITLELEGNKLSEANVSPLAFSPLKSLSYLRLGRNKFRIIPQGLPTTLEELYLENNQIEEVSEICFNHTRNINVIVLKHNKLEEHRIAPLAWINQENLESIDLSYNKLYHVPSYLPKSLLHLVLIGNQIERIPGYVFGHMKPGLEYLYLSFNKLTDDGIDPVSFFGAYHTLRELFLDHNELKSVPFGIDEMRKLRFLRLNNNKIRTVPPERICKSHLSDDDVHDNSEEEETEDSRLEHVHLENNYINTRQLSPHAFSCIRSYCSVILKPQKSK; encoded by the exons ATGCAGGCTACATCACTAGTTTATTATTTCCTGCTTGTGTCTCTGTGCATTGATTTTTCTCACAATGAAACTAGTGCACTTCTCAGAAGGCAACGGAGAAGAATGCGCCACAGAGGACTGCGAAGGAGCTCCTCAGCTGAGCACAAGGCCCCCAGACAGGCAAGGATGAAGTTTCCAGAGCCGGTTCCTGTAGTACCCAGCATACCTCTCATTAACATTGATGACAGTGTTATGGGAGTATTTGACTCTCTCATAGGTTTGGGTGGACATGAATCTAGTTACAGTGTCTTGCCAG gaaAGACAGGGCACTGCACAGCTAATGGGATGATTATGTATGATAAAGCCGTCTGGTCTCCCAAGCCCTGCATTACCTGCCTCTGTTCAAAAGGAGAAGTGATATGTGATACCACTATGTGCCCTCCTCTGAGATGTCCCAAAACAATTATACCTGCAGGAGAATGCTGCCCAGTTTGTTCTGATACTG CCTCCTCTTTGGATTCAAGTATTATTTCACTGGGTGACATAAGTGAGTTTTCCGGTGATTCTCCAGAACCCAACGACCTTGACAACACCAGTGTATTGTCATCAGCACATACTCAAACTGAAAAAGATAAACTGCTGGGAACAGAAGTGATAGAGGTTAAAGAGGGTCATaaaaaggatggaaagaaaagaagaaggaaaggcaaaaaaaatcgACAGAAGCATAGAGCCTATCACAGAGAAAAGAAGCCTATCAGAAGGAAAGGAGATGCAAAAGAAGACGTACAAGACAAAAGTGATGAAGATGATGGAACTTTCAGAATGCCATCTCATTTCCCAATTCCGGTTCCACCCATAGAAGCTCCTCCTTTGCCATCTGGATGTTCAACCTCAGACACTACAGTAAGCTGTATTAATGCCAAACTTAAACAAATACCACCAATCTCAGATCCAGATCTAACAAGTTTAGACCTTACAG GAAATGATATCACTACTATCTCAGATGAAGCATTCAACGGGATACCTAATTTGGAATGGATTGATCTCAGTAAAAACAATATTACCTCTCCCGGCATAGGTCCACGAGCATTCAAA ATCCTGAAAAAGCTAAAACGTTTGTATTTGGATGGAAATATGCTGGTACATATTCCATCTGAATTGCCATCAACtttggaggaaataaaaataaatgacaacCACCTTCATGCCATTGATGAGGACGGTTTAAAAG ATTTAAAGAACTTGATCACCCTGGAATTGGAAGGAAATAAACTTAGTGAAGCAAATGTCAGCCCTTTGGCATTTTCTCCGCTGAAAAGTCTCTCTTACTTGCGACtaggaagaaataaatttagaaTTATCCCACAAGGTCTTCCCACCACTCTCGag GAGTTATACCTTGAAAATAATCAAATTGAAGAAGTGTCAGAAATTTGCTTTAACCATACAAGAAACATAAACGTCATTGTGCTAAAGCATAACAAATTAGAAGAGCACAGAATAGCACCTTTGGCTTGGATAAACCAAGA GAACTTGGAATCAATTGATCTCTCTTATAACAAGTTATACCATGTTCCCTCCTATCTGCCAAAATCTTTACTACACCTGGTACTTATAGGAAATCAGATTGAAAGAATTCCAGGATATGTCTTTGGTCACATGAAGCCAGGGCTGGAGTATCTCTACCTGTCCTTTAACAAACTTACTGATGATGGAATAGACCCAGTATCATTTTTTGGAGCATACCACACTCTAAGAGAGTTGTTTTTGGATCACAACGAACTGAAGTCTGTACCATTTGGAATTGATGAAATGAGAAAACTACGTTTTCTAAGActaaacaataataaaataag GACAGTCCCTCCAGAACGCATCTGCAAGTCTCATCTCAGTGATGATGATGTTCATGACAACAGTGAAGAGGAGGAGACTGAAGATTCACGTTTGGAACACGTTCATCTTGAAAACAACTACATCAATACAAGACAGCTATCACCACATGCATTTTCATGCATAAGATCCTACTGCAGTGTGATTCTTAAGCCACAGAAGAGCAAATAA